Proteins found in one Salvia splendens isolate huo1 unplaced genomic scaffold, SspV2 ctg593, whole genome shotgun sequence genomic segment:
- the LOC121790707 gene encoding uncharacterized protein LOC121790707: MAEEFEESEVVFNANDEFAAADFKLSSRELFARSEKAKRKMIKTVPMSIPEKVSWLRYSDPDLEADCGGGEMVPPHVIVGRRVAGKVMAFSVCTGNGRTLKGRDLSQVRNSVLRLTGFLET; the protein is encoded by the coding sequence ATGGCGGAAGAGTTCGAGGAATCCGAGGTCGTCTTCAACGCCAACGACGAATTCGCCGCCGCCGATTTCAAGCTGAGCTCGAGAGAGCTCTTCGCGAGGAGCGAGAAGGCGAAGAGGAAGATGATTAAGACGGTTCCGATGAGCATCCCGGAGAAAGTGTCGTGGCTCCGGTACTCCGATCCCGATTTGGAAGCTGATTGCGGCGGCGGAGAGATGGTGCCTCCGCACGTCATCGTGGGGCGGCGCGTGGCCGGAAAAGTGATGGCTTTCTCCGTTTGCACGGGAAACGGGAGGACTCTCAAGGGACGGGATTTGAGCCAAGTCCGTAACTCCGTTCTCCGCCTCACCGGCTTTCTCGAAACGTGA